One window of the Methyloprofundus sedimenti genome contains the following:
- a CDS encoding putative iron-sulfur cluster-binding metallochaperone, which translates to MSDCCAKKSETTHSYACPECHQFGKSISLKTLYHNVRFPENQQILADSYFYCANKSCAVAYFSISGKILAQYLLSSAQAQAIEADKLCYCFDISAAQYRSALKDNIAERVKNFVIEQTKTGLCACEIRNPSGQCCLAKFKQIDKKVTGNASE; encoded by the coding sequence ATGTCTGATTGCTGTGCAAAAAAATCAGAAACTACCCACTCATATGCTTGCCCCGAGTGCCATCAGTTCGGTAAAAGTATCAGCTTAAAAACGCTATATCACAATGTCAGATTTCCAGAAAATCAGCAGATTTTAGCGGATAGTTATTTTTATTGCGCAAACAAGAGCTGTGCCGTTGCTTATTTTTCAATAAGCGGAAAAATTCTTGCTCAATATTTATTAAGCTCTGCTCAGGCTCAGGCTATTGAAGCAGATAAACTTTGTTATTGTTTTGATATTTCAGCGGCTCAATATCGTTCAGCACTAAAAGATAATATTGCTGAGCGAGTCAAAAACTTTGTCATAGAGCAAACTAAAACCGGCCTTTGCGCCTGCGAGATAAGAAATCCATCCGGGCAGTGTTGCCTGGCAAAGTTTAAGCAGATTGATAAAAAGGTAACTGGCAACGCAAGTGAGTAA